From the genome of Cytophagales bacterium WSM2-2:
GAGAAATTTTTCATTCTTGATTGTGTCCCAACCTGCGCTTGATGTAATGGCATCAGGCTTGTCCGGAACAAGAGTAACCTGCGCTGGCTTTACCTGATTGATCATTTTCATAAACCGTTCATCCGGATAGCCCTCAATGTTGAACTCTGTGGTTACTACTTTCTTTAATTCGATAACATCATTGAAGCGAATGTGTCTTTCATCCGGACGGGGATGGACCGTGATTCCTTGCGCACCAAACCGTTCACAATCAATCGCCACCTGAATTACATTCGGATTATTTCCTCCACGCGCATTACGAAGTGTGGCGATCTTGTTGATGTTTACTGAAAGACGGGTCATTATTATTAATTTCGCAGCAACAAATTTACGAAACACCATGAGCCTTAAACAAAAAATCGACAGTGATATCAAAGCAGCGATGCTTGCCAAGAATAAAGAGGAACTGGAAGCCTTGCGCAGTATTAAATCGATGATACTGCTTGCAGAGACCGAAAAAGGCGTTACCGCTGAAATTTCTTCTGATACGGAAGGTAAACTTTTGATGAAAGCGGCCAAACAGCGTAAAGAGTCGGCCGAAATTTTTCAAAAAGAAAATCGACCCGAACTCGCACAACGTGAATTGTTTCAGCTTGAAATCATCAGTCGTTATTTACCAAAACAACTTTCAAATGACGAGGTGGAATCAATTTTGAAGAACATCATTGCACAGGTAGGTGCAAAAGGTCCTCAGGACATGGGCAAGGTCATGGGTACTGCTACCAAACAACTGGCAGGGCAGGCCGATGGGAAAGTGATTTCCGAAATAACCAAAAAACTTCTTTCGCTTTGAGCAAAATCGACATCGTTCTCGCTTTGTTGTTGATCTTGGGGGGGTATTTTGGTTATAAGCGAGGATTTTTAGCAGAACTTTTTTTTATCACAGCATTAATTCTTGGAGTGCTCGTGGGTTTTAAGTTGATGGGTTGGGGAATGGTTTATCTTCATGAACATTTCAATGCAGATACTTCATTTCTTCCGTACCTTTCGTTCTTCATCATTTTTATTTTAGTTGTCATTGGTGTCGTATTTGCTGGTAACCGGATCAAGCACTTGATGGATGATACATTTCTTGGTCG
Proteins encoded in this window:
- a CDS encoding aspartyl-tRNA amidotransferase subunit B — its product is MSLKQKIDSDIKAAMLAKNKEELEALRSIKSMILLAETEKGVTAEISSDTEGKLLMKAAKQRKESAEIFQKENRPELAQRELFQLEIISRYLPKQLSNDEVESILKNIIAQVGAKGPQDMGKVMGTATKQLAGQADGKVISEITKKLLSL